The following coding sequences are from one Microbulbifer sp. TB1203 window:
- a CDS encoding glycerophosphodiester phosphodiesterase family protein produces MRQVTCSPVLFSTVVAIVLGSSLSSSALAEYPIGKRDWGRGHGIQLGPRPQFLVNDMTESALKEKLQACLDKRPKRTRFSIGHRGAPLQFPEHTQESYEAGHRMGAGILECDVTFTRDKELVCRHAQNDLATTTNILLTDLADTCITPFTPAVIADDGSLVSPASAECRTSEITLAEFKSLRGKMDAFNPRAQTPEEFVGGTANWRTDLYASATSGALLTHAESIELFKELGVNMTPELKAPSVEMPFDGFTQEDYAQKMIDEYKAAGVAPRDVWVQSFNRDDVLYWIANEPEFGRQAVFLEGAVNPSELPGFVELANDRASGINVVAPPVFALLTLDADNNMVPSEYAQNVKALGFKTITWSLERSGILADGNNGFYYQTIDPAISREGDVMEVIDTLAQDVGVIGIFSDWPATVSFYASCMNLKRDRTYGRR; encoded by the coding sequence ATGCGTCAAGTCACCTGTAGTCCGGTCTTGTTTTCCACAGTTGTTGCCATTGTCCTCGGTTCCTCCTTGTCGAGTTCCGCTCTGGCGGAGTATCCAATAGGAAAGCGTGACTGGGGCCGGGGCCACGGCATTCAGCTTGGTCCGCGCCCGCAGTTTCTCGTCAACGACATGACAGAGAGTGCACTCAAGGAGAAGTTGCAGGCTTGCCTGGACAAAAGGCCGAAGCGGACGCGCTTCTCTATCGGCCACCGCGGCGCGCCGTTGCAATTTCCCGAGCACACGCAAGAGTCCTACGAGGCGGGGCATCGTATGGGAGCCGGCATCCTCGAGTGCGATGTGACCTTCACCCGGGATAAAGAACTCGTATGCCGTCACGCGCAAAATGACCTTGCAACCACGACCAACATCCTGCTGACGGATCTCGCCGATACCTGTATTACGCCTTTTACACCGGCGGTGATCGCGGATGACGGCAGCCTGGTATCACCCGCCTCCGCGGAATGTCGCACGAGTGAGATCACGTTGGCCGAGTTCAAATCTTTGCGCGGCAAGATGGATGCGTTCAATCCGCGGGCGCAAACGCCGGAGGAGTTCGTCGGCGGTACGGCGAATTGGCGCACCGATTTATACGCCAGTGCAACCAGCGGCGCGCTGCTGACTCACGCCGAAAGCATCGAGCTGTTCAAGGAGTTGGGCGTGAACATGACCCCCGAGCTAAAGGCGCCGAGTGTGGAGATGCCGTTCGACGGCTTTACGCAGGAAGACTACGCCCAGAAGATGATCGACGAGTACAAGGCGGCCGGTGTCGCCCCCCGCGACGTATGGGTGCAGTCCTTCAACCGGGACGATGTCCTCTATTGGATCGCAAACGAACCCGAGTTCGGTCGACAGGCGGTGTTTCTGGAAGGTGCCGTCAATCCAAGCGAGTTGCCGGGCTTTGTCGAGCTTGCCAATGACCGAGCGAGCGGTATCAATGTTGTAGCGCCGCCGGTATTTGCGCTGCTCACACTGGACGCCGATAACAACATGGTCCCGTCCGAGTATGCACAAAACGTAAAAGCATTAGGTTTCAAGACCATTACCTGGTCTCTGGAGCGCTCCGGAATCCTTGCCGACGGCAACAATGGTTTCTATTACCAGACCATCGACCCGGCCATCTCCCGCGAAGGCGATGTGATGGAAGTCATCGACACCCTGGCTCAGGATGTCGGCGTCATCGGCATTTTCTCCGACTGGCCCGCCACCGTCAGCTTTTATGCAAGCTGCATGAACCTGAAACGGGATCGGACTTATGGAAGACGCTGA
- a CDS encoding LamG domain-containing protein produces the protein MRLDERVCGGAPAAGEWMHLAVTLSRETLVLYLNGEEVDRNKSVKLTPAQLGVLDQAWLGRSQYEVDPFLGGRADDVRLYSGALTATEIEDLVTMATP, from the coding sequence GTGCGTCTGGACGAGCGCGTATGTGGCGGCGCGCCGGCAGCCGGAGAGTGGATGCACTTGGCCGTTACCCTGTCCAGAGAAACCCTCGTGCTGTACCTCAATGGCGAGGAAGTCGATCGAAATAAGAGCGTTAAGCTGACGCCGGCCCAGTTGGGCGTACTCGATCAAGCCTGGCTGGGCCGCTCCCAGTATGAGGTTGATCCCTTCCTGGGTGGCCGGGCGGATGATGTCCGCTTGTACAGCGGTGCACTGACGGCCACCGAGATTGAAGATCTGGTAACGATGGCGACGCCCTAG
- a CDS encoding alkaline phosphatase PhoX, with protein sequence MNKLLYPCIMGGVALALAQTTIAATDIYFNPLTQSAAVATPDHINELNGPWRTPSGLSQDNLTGLAEAAADVNQSIVRIEGAGVQASMFDMTSFSPDGQYLFIPHETPFGAGISRYDIENDSVEIIFQGDLGGMNGDWSNDYGAFDPSLWTPNNTLFAAEEWTAEGRVVELLNPLAPADQIQARELESIPNVAHEGLRFSLDERTLYFIDEWNSGSVYKLVFNDKDEYEAGGQTFVLAVDAFGGDAAANWNEGINANATRTGAATWVPITDGDGNPLTETDPFRNGPTDDPRSNPDTRGGRGAADEVNGTPFGRPEDMEIGRLANGNEVMYFAATSERTIYSIEMLPGNEAIVRVTASDAETPKNLGFPATTGVMNSPDNLAQDALGNIYVIEDSPNSSDVGGDIWFLRDVDNDGVAESVDHFMSNQVGGSESTGMIFNPAQPTQFVVSVQHPASTDLPEGFGDAIWVFDLEEIVPPACDKYGARYSSTCSHTYDFRFVEQLKRAGKGKKRWRDHGRWFGRH encoded by the coding sequence ATGAACAAGCTCTTATACCCATGCATTATGGGTGGGGTTGCGCTCGCGCTCGCGCAAACCACCATCGCAGCCACCGATATCTACTTCAATCCACTGACCCAGTCCGCGGCCGTTGCGACGCCGGACCACATCAATGAGCTGAACGGCCCCTGGCGGACGCCGTCGGGTTTGAGCCAGGACAACCTCACCGGCTTGGCCGAGGCCGCGGCCGACGTGAATCAGTCGATCGTCCGTATTGAAGGAGCGGGCGTGCAGGCGTCGATGTTCGACATGACCTCGTTTAGCCCGGATGGCCAATACCTGTTTATCCCGCATGAGACGCCGTTTGGCGCGGGCATTTCGCGGTATGACATCGAAAACGACAGCGTCGAGATTATATTTCAAGGCGATTTGGGCGGGATGAACGGCGATTGGTCCAATGACTATGGCGCCTTCGACCCTTCGCTGTGGACGCCAAACAACACCCTGTTTGCCGCTGAGGAGTGGACGGCGGAAGGACGGGTCGTTGAGCTGCTGAATCCGCTCGCCCCGGCGGATCAGATCCAGGCGCGGGAGCTTGAGAGCATCCCCAACGTCGCGCATGAGGGTCTGCGTTTCAGCCTGGATGAAAGGACGCTCTACTTTATCGACGAATGGAACTCGGGTTCGGTCTACAAGCTGGTCTTCAATGACAAGGACGAGTACGAGGCGGGAGGTCAAACCTTCGTGCTCGCGGTTGATGCCTTTGGCGGCGATGCGGCGGCCAACTGGAACGAGGGAATCAATGCTAACGCCACCCGCACGGGAGCTGCGACCTGGGTGCCGATAACGGACGGCGACGGCAATCCCCTGACCGAGACCGATCCGTTCAGAAACGGCCCGACCGACGATCCGCGGTCCAATCCCGATACCCGCGGTGGCCGCGGTGCGGCGGATGAGGTTAACGGCACGCCTTTCGGACGGCCCGAAGACATGGAGATCGGGCGTCTCGCCAACGGCAACGAGGTGATGTACTTCGCGGCCACCTCGGAGCGCACCATTTATTCGATTGAAATGCTTCCGGGCAACGAGGCGATCGTTCGAGTGACCGCAAGCGACGCGGAAACGCCGAAGAATCTTGGCTTTCCTGCGACAACCGGGGTTATGAACTCACCCGATAACCTGGCCCAGGATGCGCTTGGCAATATCTACGTTATTGAGGACTCGCCCAACAGCTCGGATGTCGGCGGGGATATCTGGTTCCTGCGCGATGTGGACAACGACGGTGTAGCCGAATCGGTGGATCATTTTATGAGCAACCAAGTGGGCGGCTCCGAATCCACCGGCATGATCTTTAATCCGGCGCAGCCGACGCAGTTTGTCGTCTCGGTACAGCACCCCGCAAGCACGGATCTGCCCGAAGGCTTTGGTGATGCCATCTGGGTATTCGATCTCGAGGAGATAGTGCCGCCGGCTTGCGACAAGTACGGGGCTCGATACAGCTCGACCTGCTCGCACACCTACGACTTCCGCTTCGTCGAACAGCTTAAGCGCGCAGGCAAGGGTAAGAAGAGGTGGCGCGATCATGGCCGCTGGTTTGGCCGTCATTAA